A segment of the bacterium genome:
CGAAGCTGGCGCACCTGCTGTACCGCCCGCTCGCCATCATCCACGCCAAGAACGTCGGCCGCGACGTCGCTGCCGCCGCCACGGCCGCCTAGAGACGGACGCAATCCCTTACGCGAAAAGGAGACGAACGACGATGATCAAGCCGCACGGGTCCGACAAGCTCAACCCCCTCTACGTCGCCGACGACGCCAAGCGCGCCGCGCTCATCAAGGAGGCCGCCTCGCTGCAGTCGGTGGTCGTGTGTTCGGCCGCCGCCGCCAACGCGGTGATGCTCGGCTCGGGCTACTTCAACCCGCTGACCGGCTACATGAACAAGGCCGATGCGCTCGCGGTGGCCGAGAAGCTGCACACGACCAAGGGGCTGTTCTGGCCGGTGCCGATCCTGAACATGGTCAAGGACAAGGCGGCGATCCACGGCGCCAAGCGCATCGCGCTGCGCGACCCGAACGTCGCGGGCAACCCGGTGCTCGCGATCATGGACGTCGAGGCGGTCGAGGAGTTCTCGGACGCCGACATGAAGATGATGACCCAGAAGATCTTCCGCACCGAGGACCCCGAGCACCCCGGCGTGGCGGCGTTCAACTCGGTCGGCAGGGTCTGCGTCTCCGGGCCGATCCAGGTGCTGAACTTCTCGTACTTCGAGGCGGACTTCCCGGACACCTTCCGCACCGCGGTCGCCATCCGCAACGAGATCCAGGAGCGCGGCTGGAACAAGGTCGTCGCCTTCCAGACCCGCAACCCGATGCACCGCGCCCACGAGGAGCTGTGCAAGATGGCGATGGAGGCCGAGAAGACCGACGGCATCCTGATTCACATGCTGCTGGGCAAGCTCAAGAAGGGCGACATCCCGGCCGACGTGCGCGACGCCTGCATCCGCAAGATGGTCGAGCTCTACTTCCCGAAGAACACCGTGATGATCACCGGCTACGGCTTCGACATGCTCTATGCCGGCCCGCGCGAGGCGGTGCTGCACGCGGTCTTCAGGCAGAACACCGGCTGCACGCACCTGATCGTCGGCCGCGACCACGCCGGCGTCGGCGACTACTACGGCGGCTTCGACGCCCAGACGATCTTCGACACCGAGGTCCCCAAGGACGCGCTGCTGATCAAGATCTTCCGCGCCGACAACACCGCCTACTCCAAGAAGCTCGGCAAGGTCATCATGATGCGCGACGGCAAGGACCACACGAAGGAAGACTGGGTCACGCTCTCGGGCACGAAGGTCCGCGAGATGCTCTCCAAGGGCATCGCGCCGCCGCCGGAGTTCTCCCGCCCCGAGGTCGCCAAGATCCTCATGGAGTACTACCAGTCGACGCTGGCCTAGCGCCGCGCCGACATCCGTTCACGGGGCCGCGGGAGACGATCCCGCGGCCCCGTCTTTCTTTCTCGCATGGCCGCACGGGGGCGCTTGACTGCCCTCTCGTCGAGTTTCAGAATGGTTACATGTGCGCCTCGACGGCAGACGGAGGATCCGGCGCGGGACCCGTCCCATCCGCCACGCCGTCCGCCTCCGCCGGAAGCTACCGCCTCCAGGACCTGCTCGACCTGGAACAGTTCCAGCGGCTCCAGGACAGCCTGAACGCGGTCTGCCCCTTCCCCTCCGCGATCATCGACAACGACGGCACCATCCTCACGGCCACCGCCTGGCAGGACGTCTGCACGAAGTTCCACCGCGTGAACGAGCTCTGCGCCGCGGAGTGCCGCAAGAGCGACCAGTACATCCGCGCGCACCTGAGGGAGGCGAACCCCGCCGTGACCTACCGCTGCCCCCACGGGCTCGTCGACAACGCCGTGCCGATCGTCGTCGAGGGCGTGCACCGCGCGAACTTCTTCACCGGCCAGTTCTTCCTCGAGCCGCCGGACCTCGATTTCTTCCGCGCCCAGGCGGCTCGCTTCGGCTTCGACGAGGCGGCCTACCTGGACGCGGTCCGCCGGGTCCCGGTCTGGTCGCGCCCCCAATTGGACGCGTACCTGCGCTTCATCAAGGACCTGATCGACGTCATCGTGGGGATCGGCCTCAAGAACCTCCGGGCCGCCCAGACCGAGACGATGATCTCCGGCATCCTCAACGCCGTGCCGCAGTCGATCTTCTGGAAGGACCGCGCCGGCGTCTACCGCGGCTGCAACGAGCCCTTCGCCAGGGCGGTCGGCCTCGGGGCCCCGGAGCGGATCATCGGCAAGACGGACTACGACCTGCCCTGGCCCCGCAGCGAGGCCGACGCCTACCGCGCGGACGATTTGGAGGTCATCAACGGCAGCCGCCCGAAGCGGCACATCATCGAGCCGCTGCAGCAGTCCGACGGCAGCCGCCTCTGGATCGACACGACCAAGGTGCCGCTCGCCGGCGCCGACGGCGCCACCTGGGGTGTGCTCGGCGTCTACGAGGACGTGACGGAGCGCAAGCGCGCCGAGGAGGCGCTGCAGGAGCGCGAGCGGCAGCTCGCGGAGTCCCAGCGCATCGCCCACATCGGCAGCTGGCAGCACAACCTCGCGACCGGCGAGGTCGTCTGGTCCGACGAGCTGTTCCGCATCCTCGGGCTCGACCCGCGCACGGACAAGGCCGACATCAACGAGTTCTTCGGGATGATCCACCCCGAGGACCGCCCCATGGTGCAGCGGGCGGTCGGCGAGACCCTGCGGCTCGGCACCCGCTTCAGCGTCGACTATCGTTTCGTCCTGCGGGGCGGCGCGGTGAGAGCCATCCACGCCGAGGCCGAGCTGCTGGCGGACGCCACGGGCAACGAGGTGATTCTCAGCGGCACTGCCCAGGACTTCACGGGCCGCAAGGAGGCCGAGGACCAGCTGCGTCAGAACGAGGAGTTCATCCGGGGGATCCTCGACACCGTGGACGAGGGCTTCATCGTCCTCGACCGCGACTACCGCATCCTCAGCGCCAACAAGGCCTACTGCCGCCAGGTCGGCTGCTGCGAACAGGAGATCCCGGGCATGCGCTGCTACGAGGTCTCCCACCGCAGCGACCGGCCCTGTTTCGAGAAGGGGGAGGAGTGCCCGGTGCGGGAGGCGTTCGCGACGGGCCAGCCCCACGGCGCCCTGCACCGCCACGTCGACCCGCACGGAGGGACGCTCTACGTGGGGACGAAGGCCTACCCGGTCAAGGACGAGGCGGGCAACGTCCTGTCGGTCATCGAGACGGTCAACAACATCACCGAGCGGCACCTGCTCGAGCAGGAGCGCCTCAAGACGCAGAAGCTCGAGTCCATCGGCACGCTCGCCGGCGGCATCGCCCACGACTTCAACAACCTGCTGCAGGGGCTCTTCGGCTACATCTCGCTGGCACGGCTCTCCCTGGACCAGCCGGAGCGGGTCGAGGCGATGCTGAGCCAGGCCGAGGAGGCGCTGCACGTGACGGTGAACCTCACCGGCCAGCTGCTCACGTTCTCCAAGGGCGGCAAGCCGCGCAAGCGGCTGATCCGGCTCGAGCCGGTGGTCGAGAACGCGGTGCGGTTCGCCCTGAGCGGCTCCTCGATCAGCCACACCCTGGAGGTGACGCCCGACCTCTGGCCGGCGGAGGCGGACGCGGGGCAGCTGGCACAGGTGATCCAGAACATCGTGCTCAATGCGGACGACGCGATGGGCGGGCACGGGAGCATCGACATCCGCCTGGAGAACGTCCCGGCCGACGGGGCACGCGCCCCCACGCTGCCGGCGGAAGGGCGCTTCGTACGCATCGCGATCCGGGACAACGGGTCCGGTATCCCGCCGGAGAACCTCGAGCGGATCTTCGACCCGTACTTCACCACGAAGACGAAGGGCTCAGGCCTGGGGCTCGCGACCTCCTACTCCATCGTCCGCGGCCACGGCGGCGTGATCGACGTCGACTCCGAGCCCGGCCGCGGCAGCACTTTTTCGGTCTACCTGCCGGCCGCCGACGGCGCTGCGCCCGCGGAGCGCGCCGCTCCCGCGGCGGCCGGGACGGCCGCGCGCGGCCGGATCCTGCTCATGGACGACGAGCCGCTGGTGCGGGATGTCGCGACCGAGATGATCGGGGCGCTGGGCCACGAGGTCCGTTGCGCCGCCGACGGGGAGACCGCCGTCACGATGTACCGCCGGGCGCGCGAGTCGGGCGAGCCGTTCGACGTCGTCATCCTCGACCTGACCATCCGCGGCGGGATGGGGGGCGAGGAGGCGCTCCGG
Coding sequences within it:
- a CDS encoding PocR ligand-binding domain-containing protein is translated as MCASTADGGSGAGPVPSATPSASAGSYRLQDLLDLEQFQRLQDSLNAVCPFPSAIIDNDGTILTATAWQDVCTKFHRVNELCAAECRKSDQYIRAHLREANPAVTYRCPHGLVDNAVPIVVEGVHRANFFTGQFFLEPPDLDFFRAQAARFGFDEAAYLDAVRRVPVWSRPQLDAYLRFIKDLIDVIVGIGLKNLRAAQTETMISGILNAVPQSIFWKDRAGVYRGCNEPFARAVGLGAPERIIGKTDYDLPWPRSEADAYRADDLEVINGSRPKRHIIEPLQQSDGSRLWIDTTKVPLAGADGATWGVLGVYEDVTERKRAEEALQERERQLAESQRIAHIGSWQHNLATGEVVWSDELFRILGLDPRTDKADINEFFGMIHPEDRPMVQRAVGETLRLGTRFSVDYRFVLRGGAVRAIHAEAELLADATGNEVILSGTAQDFTGRKEAEDQLRQNEEFIRGILDTVDEGFIVLDRDYRILSANKAYCRQVGCCEQEIPGMRCYEVSHRSDRPCFEKGEECPVREAFATGQPHGALHRHVDPHGGTLYVGTKAYPVKDEAGNVLSVIETVNNITERHLLEQERLKTQKLESIGTLAGGIAHDFNNLLQGLFGYISLARLSLDQPERVEAMLSQAEEALHVTVNLTGQLLTFSKGGKPRKRLIRLEPVVENAVRFALSGSSISHTLEVTPDLWPAEADAGQLAQVIQNIVLNADDAMGGHGSIDIRLENVPADGARAPTLPAEGRFVRIAIRDNGSGIPPENLERIFDPYFTTKTKGSGLGLATSYSIVRGHGGVIDVDSEPGRGSTFSVYLPAADGAAPAERAAPAAAGTAARGRILLMDDEPLVRDVATEMIGALGHEVRCAADGETAVTMYRRARESGEPFDVVILDLTIRGGMGGEEALRQIKAVDPGAVAVVSSGYADKGVVADFRTFGFSASLNKPYRMEALRDLLDSLIGKSAAPTETGAPPGR
- the sat gene encoding sulfate adenylyltransferase; this translates as MIKPHGSDKLNPLYVADDAKRAALIKEAASLQSVVVCSAAAANAVMLGSGYFNPLTGYMNKADALAVAEKLHTTKGLFWPVPILNMVKDKAAIHGAKRIALRDPNVAGNPVLAIMDVEAVEEFSDADMKMMTQKIFRTEDPEHPGVAAFNSVGRVCVSGPIQVLNFSYFEADFPDTFRTAVAIRNEIQERGWNKVVAFQTRNPMHRAHEELCKMAMEAEKTDGILIHMLLGKLKKGDIPADVRDACIRKMVELYFPKNTVMITGYGFDMLYAGPREAVLHAVFRQNTGCTHLIVGRDHAGVGDYYGGFDAQTIFDTEVPKDALLIKIFRADNTAYSKKLGKVIMMRDGKDHTKEDWVTLSGTKVREMLSKGIAPPPEFSRPEVAKILMEYYQSTLA